GGACCAATTGCGAGAACATCGGCGGCTATCCCAGTGTAGATTCCTCGCGCTTCGGCTTTCTTAGCAGCACCGCGTCTTGGTCATTATTAATCCCGCGTTCAACATAATCTACAATGTCAAAATACTGCGACCATACCTTATGGATATACTCTTTCGTATGATACGTGGACTGGTAGAAGTCGGGTAACCCATCGAGTTTTAACCTTCCTTCCGCCGACGTGATATACAGAAATCCACGTTGGCGAATCTCGTTTCGATAGGAAGCGTCTAATGCTCCAATATGATGTCCGCCGTGGACTGTCAAGATAAGAGTACTCCCTGGTCGCGCGATACGTTGAAGCTCCCGCAGCCATTCATGTTGCAAATCTTCATCCAAATGTGTAAAAACGGAGACGCAGTAGATTAGATCAAACGAGTTATCGTTGAAGGGTGATGGGGCGTGATGGCTGTTTACGCTCCATCGAATGTCGCTCAGGTTGCTTTTGCCCCAGCTCACCAGGTCCGGATCGATATCCGTGGCGTACAGGTTGCATGGTTTGGCCGGGTCACGGAAATTTTGGATGACCCTGCCGCAGCCGCAACCGAAGTCTAGGATGTCTGTGAAGGAGTAGAAATCGCGACCGGCAATACGGCACAGGTCGGCGATATCTTTTGCAACGTTCCTACCTACTTCTAGGTAGGACGCTCTACTCAGGTTCCCATGGACGCGATGTCGAAGCCTCGCCGGAGGGACAGGGTCCTTTGCGGGGCTTTGACTATCCTTCCAGTCGCGCAGTTTCGCTACTGAATACTGAAGCTGAAACTGAAGATATGCCAGCAGATTAAATACCTTGTTCGCCGGCTTGAACTCGTTGATAAATCTCTGGGCTCCCATTGCACCTGTTTCTGTTGGCAGCGCAACACACCGAGTCCGGCGGAAAGCTCACGTTGTTGCACACCGTCATTGGAACGTGTATGCGCAGTCGGTCAAAACGGCGACTATCGTCGCTCACTTTCTGCACGAAATCCTCAGAAAGACATTCTCCGCTTGGCTTTTACTCTGCGCAGCCTAACCCACGTGTTGGCTACTAGACAAGTAAGCGCATTGACACATCCTGAATGCGCGCAGCCCCGAGCTGGACATCGCTGCACGCTTCTGTGGCCTGGCACGCCGGGTCGGGCCGATCGGCGCCCGCGGTTAGCTGGCCGGTCAGCCAGCCCGGGCCAGCGGCGCCCCACTGACCACCCGGCTACGCTGTCCGTGCACGCTGACCGGCACGTCGCCCATCAAGGTGACTCGGTGCATGAGCCGGTACTGGTCGTCGTAGTCGTCGATCGCCCGATGCTGGGTTGCCCGGTTGTCCCAGATGGCCACGTCACCCGGTGCCCAGTTCCAGCGGACGGTGTTCTCGGGCATGGTGATTCGGCGTTGCAGCAATTCGAACAACGCGCTTGATTCGTGGCTGTCCAAGCCGACGAAGCTGCGCACGAAGTCGCCCGCCAGCAGGGTTCGCTCACCGGTCTCCGGGTGCACCCGTACCACGGGATGTTCGGTGCGGAAATCCGGCTTCTGGAACACGTGCCGAAACGCCTGTTGCGCCTCGGTCAGTGGTTCGGTCGTTACGTAGTCGTAGCGGTTGGTGTGCACGGCCCACAGGTTCTCGGTGAGGCACTTGAGCGGTTCGGGAAGCTCCGCGTAGGCCGCCGCGGTCGAGGCCCACAACGTTGACCCGCCATAGCTGGGCAGGGTGACTGCGCGCAGCACCGAGGCCGCGGGGTAGTCGGCGGCGAACGTGATGTCGGTATGCCAACGGTTTGCCTTGCCGAACTCGGAGTTGATCGGCGTGATGATCGGTGCGTCGTCCGCGAAGGCGACGGCGGCCGGGTGGCCGATTGGGGTGC
The nucleotide sequence above comes from Mycobacterium decipiens. Encoded proteins:
- a CDS encoding class I SAM-dependent methyltransferase, which produces MGAQRFINEFKPANKVFNLLAYLQFQLQYSVAKLRDWKDSQSPAKDPVPPARLRHRVHGNLSRASYLEVGRNVAKDIADLCRIAGRDFYSFTDILDFGCGCGRVIQNFRDPAKPCNLYATDIDPDLVSWGKSNLSDIRWSVNSHHAPSPFNDNSFDLIYCVSVFTHLDEDLQHEWLRELQRIARPGSTLILTVHGGHHIGALDASYRNEIRQRGFLYITSAEGRLKLDGLPDFYQSTYHTKEYIHKVWSQYFDIVDYVERGINNDQDAVLLRKPKREESTLG
- a CDS encoding TauD/TfdA dioxygenase family protein, yielding MTDLITVKKLGSRIGAKIDGVRLGGDLAPAAVSEIRAALLTHKVIFFGGQHHLDDAEQLAFAGLLGTPIGHPAAVAFADDAPIITPINSEFGKANRWHTDITFAADYPAASVLRAVTLPSYGGSTLWASTAAAYAELPEPLKCLTENLWAVHTNRYDYVTTEPLTEAQQAFRHVFQKPDFRTEHPVVRVHPETGERTLLAGDFVRSFVGLDSHESSALFELLQRRITMPENTVRWNWAPGDVAIWDNRATQHRAIDDYDDQYRLMHRVTLMGDVPVSVHGQRSRVVSGAPLARAG